A stretch of Oryza brachyantha chromosome 4, ObraRS2, whole genome shotgun sequence DNA encodes these proteins:
- the LOC102710015 gene encoding transcription factor GTE2-like: MTHPRARAPPQQHAKPSPAMASARLAGRGGAHHHQWGEARAPLAPVAPSSDPGFGYPLQRRANGSSSATRPPLGASPASGYVALRPGEMAHREARALLRDRLAGELGQVRALIARIDTWQQQGQPKRRGSPPRRDFPPPPAKLVAAMRKRCDQILAKLRKDKRSIWFNAPVEVDRLGLHDYHTVIKCPMDLGTVKAKLAAGRYPSHDTFADDVRLTFNNALRYNPAGHEVHTFAGDLLASFEKMYKASVSWFEQELKLLEPLMPVPPELPSAIAPAQVKPKAGNVKMRKPKAREPNKREMTLEEKNLLRLGLESLPEEKMHNVLQIVRKRNGNPELVGGEIELDIDEMDVETQWELDRFVNNFKKALNKSRRAAIVNGENADVIDASVATDSDVLVNSSAPTMVDNGDVVMEIENKDHERSTTLAEQLDEYVDIGDEMPTATYQSVEIEKDAEVVSSGSSSSSDSGSSKDSVSESGNAHSLI; encoded by the exons ATGACACACCCACGGGCGCGCGCTCCACCGCAGCAGCACGCGAAAccctcgccggcgatggccTCCGCCCGGCTCGCCGGCCGGGGCGGGGCTCACCACCACCAGTGGGGGGAGGCCCGCGCCCCGCTCGCGCCCGTGGCCCCCAGTTCTGACCCTGGCTTTGGCTACCCCCTCCAGCGGCGCGCCAACGGCTCGAGCTCGGCCACGAGGCCGCCGCTGGGGGCCTCCCCGGCGTCCGGCTATGTGGCGCTGCGGCCGGGCGAGATGGCCCACCGCGAGGCCCGCGCACTGCTGCGGGACCGCCTCGCCGGGGAGCTCGGCCAGGTCCGCGCCCTCATCGCCCGGATCGACACGTGGCAGCAGCAGGGTCAGCCGAAGCGGCGTgggtcgccgcctcgccgggaCTTCCCCCCGCCTCCGGCGAAGCTCGTGGCGGCGATGCGGAAGCGGTGCGACCAGATCCTGGCGAAGCTGCGGAAGGACAAGCGGAGCATCTGGTTCAACGCCCCCGTGGAAGTCGACCGCCTCGGGCTCCACGACTACCACACCGTCATCAAGTGCCCCATGGATCTCGGCACGGTCAAGgcgaagctcgccgccggaAGGTACCCCTCGCACGACACCTTCGCCGACGACGTCCGGCTCACGTTCAACAACGCGCTGCGGTACAACCCTGCCGGCCACGAGGTCCACACCTTCGCCGGCGACCTCCTGGCTTCATTTGAGAAGATGTACAAAGCGTCAGTGTCTTGGTTCGAGCAGGAACTCAAGCTCCTTGAGCCACTGATGCCAGTGCCACCAGAATTGCCATCGGCAATAGCTCCGGCCCAGGTGAAACCAAAGGCAGGGAATGTGAAAATGCGGAAGCCAAAGGCAAGGGAGCCGAACAAGAGGGAGATGACCCTGGAGGAGAAGAACTTGTTGAGGCTTGGGTTGGAGAGCTTGCCGGAGGAGAAGATGCACAATGTGCTGCAGATTGTGCGGAAGAGGAATGGCAATCCAGAGCTGGTTGGTGGTGAGATCGAGCTGGATATTGATGAGATGGATGTTGAGACACAGTGGGAACTTGATCGATTTGTCAACAACTTTAAGAAGGCGCTCAACAAGAGTCGACGGGCTGCCATTGTGAATGGTGAAAATGCCGATGTCATTGATGCTTCCGTGGCTACCGATAGTGATGTGCTGGTGAATAGCAGTGCCCCTACGATGGTGGACAACGGTGATGTGGTCATGGAAATA GAGAACAAGGATCATGAAAGGAGTACTACACTGGCTGAGCAGTTAGATGAGTATGTAGATATTGGGGATGAAATGCCAACAGCAACCTACCAATCAGTGGAGATTGAGAAGGATGCTGAGGTCGTGAGCAGTGGCTCCTCATCATCCAGTG ATTCGGGGAGCTCAAAGGACAGTGTCTCAGAATCTGGCAATGCCCACTCCCTGATATAA
- the LOC102710296 gene encoding uncharacterized protein LOC102710296: MAMAKAQLVARFSVEVAPPHLSSSIIGRRRRWFPATMLDTIAEEEPEAPAAAAIVMELSTRYTVLRGVIAAAVAAPPPPPPTPPPRNNVVMVGSSSLVVVRAETTKEKRRVVVVGSSASAAVVHGEKKRVPIDQPAPAPAAKAAACSSIGA, translated from the coding sequence ATGGCCATGGCGAAGGCGCAGCTCGTCGCCCGGTTCTCCGTcgaggtggcgccgccgcatctGTCGTCGTCGATCAtcgggcgccggcgccgctggtTCCCTGCAACGATGCTGGACACGAtagcggaggaggagccggaggcgccggctgcggcggccaTAGTCATGGAGCTGTCGACGAGGTACACGGTGTTGCGTGGCGTCATCGCTGCCGcagtggcggcgccgccaccaccgccgcctactcctcctcctcgcaaCAATGTGGTGATGGTCGGCAGCAGCTCCTTGGTCGTGGTGCGCGCCGAGACGACCAAGGAGAAgcggcgcgtcgtcgtcgtcgggagCTCGGCCTCCGCTGCCGTCGTCCACGGCGAGAAGAAGCGGGTCCCCATCGACcaaccggcgccggcgccggcggccaaagCAGCAGCGTGCTCCAGCATCGGCGCGTAA